One region of Carya illinoinensis cultivar Pawnee chromosome 8, C.illinoinensisPawnee_v1, whole genome shotgun sequence genomic DNA includes:
- the LOC122274487 gene encoding uncharacterized protein LOC122274487, with amino-acid sequence MEALSRLLLALVVNGVITGFLIGAPNRVIINISHLLFADDTLIMCEADQRQVQALKALLFCFEAVFGLKVNLDKLELVPIGLVPNTRLLAKTLGCKIASFLMTYLGLPLGSASRASSIWDTVIEKIERRLVEWKRMYLSKGGRITLIKSTLSNLPTYFLSLFPIPASVAIHIEKLQRDFL; translated from the coding sequence ATGGAGGCGCTAAGTAGGTTGCTATTggcattggttgtaaatggtgTTATAACAGGTTTCTTGATCGGAGCCCCGAATAgggttattattaatatttcccacttattatttgcagatgatactctgATTATGTGCGAAGCTGACCAAAGGCAGGTTCAAGCGCTAAAGGCCCTACTTTTTTGCTTTGAGGCAGTCTTTGGTTTGAAGGTAAATCTAGACAAATTAGAACTGGTGCCAATTGGGCTAGTTCCTAATACTCGCCTCTTGGCAAAAACGTTGGGGTGCAAGATAGCTTCTTTCCTTATGACTTACTTGGGACTTCCTTTGGGGAGTGCTTCGAGGGCTTCTTCGATATGGGATACAGTGATCGAGAAAATAGAGCGGCGTTTGGTGGAGTGGAAAAGAATGTACTTGTCCAAAGGTGGTAGAATCACTCTGATAAAAAGTACATTATCTAACCTACCCACCTATTTCTTATCTCTATTCCCAATACCAGCAAGTGTGGCAATCCATATTGAGAAGCTCCAACGAGATTTTCTGTGA